TAGCATACCTAATTTATTTCGCTTTGATTTAGTCGCTGAGTCTAGAAAAGCCGCAGAAGAGAAAAACGTTACTGAAGGAGATCAAGATCGTCTTGATGATGATTGGAGTTTAACTTTAAGAGCTTATCAAGTCAATAATCCGAGTTTAATTGGTAAAACTATGACTGAGTTTCACAATTTTACTCAATGTTTAGTTTTGCGTTATAAAAGGAAGAATGATGTGTACACTGACTTTTCACCAGAAACAACCATAGAATTAGGCGATCGCCTGTTAATCTGGGGACCGATCGCCCAACAAGACATTCTAGATCAGTTATTCGGTGCAGAAGTAGCAGACGCTGACTTATTAAAGCTGAAAATCATTACCCAAGATATAACCATCAACAAAGAGAGAGTATTTGGTCAAACCTTAGAAAGCTTGGGAATACATGATAAGTATGCTTGTCATATTACAAGAATATCTCGTTCGGGAATTAACCTACAAATCAACCCTGAATTAGCAATTTCTCGGGGAGACGTTTTAACCATTTCAGGTCCTGAAAAAAACTTAGAACAATTAACTAAAGAAATCGGTTACGTGGAAAGAGACTTTAACGCTACAGACTTAGTAACCTTCGCAGGAGGGATTGTCGGGGGATTTCTCCTAGGAAAGATTAATATTATTATTAATGGGATTAAGATTGGTTTAGGAAGTGCAGGAGGTTTATTATTTGTAGGTATTTTACTAGGGTATTTACGTTCTATTCATCCTACCTTTGGTCGTGTTCCACCAGCGACATTGTGGATTTTTAAGGAACTAGGATTATTATTTTTCCTGGCAGGAGTGGGAATAAAAGCAGGTCAAGGTTTCTCTGAAGCTATCAGTGCACTAGATATCAGCTTTTTTCTCTGTAGTTTGGTTATCGCTACAACTCCTGTGTTAGCTGTATTTATATATGGTGTTTATGTACTCAAGATGAACCCTGCTTTAGTTCTAGGTGCTAGTACAGGTGCGGTTACTGCTACTCCTGCTATGGCAGCAGTCAGCGCTGAAGCCCGTAGCTCCATACCTACTATTGGTTATGCGGGAACTTACGCTTTTGCTACAGTTTTACAAGCGATCGCCGCAAGTGTGATGACTTTAATTTAAGAGATAAAAGGGAAATGAAGAATTAAGCTCGTTGCTGCGCTTTGCGCTACTGCGAACCCCTTTCCCCCTTTCCCCCGAACTCAAATATAGTGTAAGTTGACCAAAAAAAGCTTTTAATGTACAATGAATTGTAGAGATTACTCTTACTGCGTCCAACGATAGTAAAGTTACTGCAGTAAAGTACAAAACTATGTCGCTCTATACCCCATAAAAGTATCAGTGACTGACTAGGTAGTTCCGGCACACAATAATATTGGTAATTCAATAATGGGCTACTGCTTAAATCCTGATTGTTCTCGTCCTCAAAACCCCCCCAATGTTAAGCAATGTCAAGCCTGTGGCTCAAGCCTAGTCTTGCACGATCGTTACTTGACCGTCAAAAAACTCGGTAAAGGGGGATTTGGCGCAACTTTTCTAGCGGTTGACGTCTCCTTACCTGGCAATCCTTGCTGTGTAATTAAACAATTACGCCCTTCTAACAGCGAACCAGGATTATTAGAAATGGCGCGAGAATTATTCGCTAGAGAAGCTAGAACTTTAGGTAAAGTAGGGAATCATCCTCAAGTCCCGAGACTTTTAGACTATTTTGAAGTTCAAGAACAATTTTATCTGATCCAGGAATTCGTTCAAGGATTAAACCTACATCAAGAAATCAAACAACAAGGAGTTTTTGACGAAGAAAAAGTCAAATACTTCTTATCCGAAATTTTACCAGTGTTAGACTATATACACGCTAATCGAGTCATTCACCGCGACATTAAACCTGCTAATATCATTCGTCGGGACATAGATAATAAACTCGTCCTTATCGATTTTGGCGCGGTTAAAAACGAAATTAATACCCTAGCTGCAGCCAATACCTCTAGTCGAACCGCTTTAACCGCTTTTGCAATTGGTACACTAGGGTTTGCACCCCCGGAACAATTAGCTATGCGTCCCGTTTATGCTAGCGATATCTATGCTGTAGGTGTCACCGCTATCTATCTACTTACAGGAAAATCGCCCAAAGATTTAGGTATAGACCCAGCTACTGGTGAGTTACAATGGCACGAATACGTTAGCCTGAGTCCAACCTTAACTCAAGTTTTAGAAAAAATGCTAGAGTTATCGGTACGTAATCGTTACAAATCAGGTAAAGAAATTCTCGAAGTTCTTCAATTTGAAGAAGACTCTCAGGATTTATCGGGAGGATTAATGACACAACCTTCTGGATCATTACCTAATCATAATATGTCCTGGAATCGGGATTCTCTGAGTTCAGGGATGTTAAATTCCGGGATGTTAAACTCAGGGATGTTATCCCAGAAACCCTCTACTAATCGTCGTGTTTCAGCTCAAGCTGAAGCTATACGAGATTTACAAGATCGTCGTCGTCAAAGATCCGAACAAAGCCTAGATAGCACTGATGTGACACAGAAGGGGGAATCTCTAGAAGCTAATAAACCTTCTCTTCAAAAAGGTAAACCAGGTCAAAGTTCCCAAAAAATCGTTAAACTACCTGCAGAATTGACCGAAGAATTAGTACTCGAAGCTTATAGTTACGGTTGGGTTGATTTTTGTCAACGATCATTAAAACGATTTAACCTCAAAAAAGCTAATCTAGCGGGTTCAAAATTCCACCAATCCCAATTAGTAGAAGTTAATTTTCAA
This genomic window from Gloeocapsa sp. DLM2.Bin57 contains:
- a CDS encoding serine/threonine protein kinase; amino-acid sequence: MGYCLNPDCSRPQNPPNVKQCQACGSSLVLHDRYLTVKKLGKGGFGATFLAVDVSLPGNPCCVIKQLRPSNSEPGLLEMARELFAREARTLGKVGNHPQVPRLLDYFEVQEQFYLIQEFVQGLNLHQEIKQQGVFDEEKVKYFLSEILPVLDYIHANRVIHRDIKPANIIRRDIDNKLVLIDFGAVKNEINTLAAANTSSRTALTAFAIGTLGFAPPEQLAMRPVYASDIYAVGVTAIYLLTGKSPKDLGIDPATGELQWHEYVSLSPTLTQVLEKMLELSVRNRYKSGKEILEVLQFEEDSQDLSGGLMTQPSGSLPNHNMSWNRDSLSSGMLNSGMLNSGMLSQKPSTNRRVSAQAEAIRDLQDRRRQRSEQSLDSTDVTQKGESLEANKPSLQKGKPGQSSQKIVKLPAELTEELVLEAYSYGWVDFCQRSLKRFNLKKANLAGSKFHQSQLVEVNFQGANLSKADFGRANLFKAILRDANISEAYLGYANLEDADLRGADLSFAYLNYANLKGANLCGANLSGARISDTQLAQAKTNWRTVLPQ